In the Naumovozyma dairenensis CBS 421 chromosome 4, complete genome genome, one interval contains:
- the ADE6 gene encoding phosphoribosylformylglycinamidine synthase (similar to Saccharomyces cerevisiae ADE6 (YGR061C); ancestral locus Anc_4.207): MVTYILPGPKALSDFRTENLIQNINKYTNSASIILDVRSCYIHYVETKDSDKDLSPGKYELLQTLLKYDSELDIINDSSSKQLFDLVAKDIPGSTLGQDTYLIRIVPRSGTISPWSSKATNIAHVCGLAHDITRIERGLALLIKTVPNFPLLENLNDTSLKSVFDKMTQQLYLQEPPILKDIFTHQAPRPLIHVPLTSDPSSPPRDILQKANRNLGLALDDGEMDYLINAFKEIIHRDPTDVELFMFAQVNSEHCRHKIFNAKWSIDGQEKDLSLFQMIRNTHNLNPEFTISAYSDNAAVIDTENDAIFFAPDSCTKHWKSIKESVAMLIKVETHNHPTAVSPFPGAATGSGGEIRDEGATGRGSKTKCGLSGFSVSDLLIPNHKQPWELDVGRPDHIASALDIMIEAPLGSASFNNEFGRPCINGYFRTLTTRVTNATGKEEIRGFHKPIMIAGGFGAIRPQFSLKNTPITSGSCLIVLGGESMLIGLGGGAASSISSGEGSADLDFASVQRGNPEMERRCQQVIDACVALGDSNPIQSIHDVGAGGLSNALPELVHDNDLGAKFDIRKVLSLDPGMSPMEIWCNESQERYVLGVSVNDYPIFEKICQRERAPYALVGHATAEQKLIVEDSLLKTTPIDLEMSILFGKPPKMSRSAITEPLALSDIDLSVIPSLSDAIERVLCLPSVASKSFLITIGDRSVTGLVDRDQFVGPWQVPVADVGVTATSLGDSVISTGEAMAMGERPVNALISAAASAKLAVAESLLNILAADVKSLNHIKLSANWMSPASHQGEGSKLYEAVQALGMDLCPALGISIPVGKDSMSMKMKWDDKEVTAPLSLNITAFAPVNNTSKTWIPLLNKDYKDSLLVLVDLATLVKHSLGGSALLQVYNEVGNTSPTVHDNGLLKSFLESLLELHQTDIVLAYHDRSDGGLLVTLLEMAFTSRCGLNINTTATDKNAILLSLFNEELGSIFQVAESKLDEFKKILTRNGIPGEFIKVVAKPNFNTQDIRIINEQGEIIYANTRAQLEQIWASTSYELQKLRDNPNTAIEEYSTIKDDQDPGLHFSLTYNPADDLQIGSLLSASRPKVAILREQGVNGQMEMAWCFEQAGFTSVDVTMSDLIDGRFHLDEFVGLAACGGFSYGDVLGAGAGWAKSVLFHEGVRSQFVKFFQERQDTFAFGACNGCQFLSRLKEIIPGCENWPIFERNVSEQYEARVCMVEILNTINEGKKQENVFLNGMVGSKLPIAVAHGEGKATFTNNKQLEQFENNGLCAIRYIDNYDNVTEKFPFNPNGSANGIAGIMSPNGRVLAMMPHPERVCRLEANSWYPAGKYDEWEGYGPWIRLFRSARKWVS, translated from the coding sequence atggtcACATACATTTTACCAGGTCCAAAGGCCTTATCCGATTTCAGAACAGAAAATTTGATCCAGAATATCAACAAATATACAAATAGTGCTTCTATCATCCTCGACGTTCGTTCATGTTACATTCATTACGTTGAAACCAAGGATTCTGATAAAGATTTGTCTCCTGGAAAATACGAATTATTACAaactttattgaaatatgaTTCAGAATTAGATATCATCAATGACTCATCATCCAAacaattatttgatttagTGGCTAAGGATATCCCCGGTTCCACATTAGGTCAAGATACTTATTTAATTAGAATCGTTCCAAGATCAGGCACCATCTCACCATGGTCATCGAAGGCCACCAATATCGCTCATGTTTGTGGCCTAGCCCACGATATCACGCGAATTGAAAGAGGTCTTGCCCTATTAATCAAAACAGTACCGAATTTCCCCCTActagaaaatttaaatgatacTTCTCTAAAATCTGTCTTTGATAAGATGACGCAGCAATTGTATCTTCAAGAACCACCAATCTTAAAGGATATCTTTACTCACCAAGCTCCAAGACCATTAATTCATGTACCATTGACGTCAGATCCATCTTCACCTCCAAGGGACATCTTACAAAAGGCAAACAGGAATTTAGGTCTAGCATTAGATGATGGCGAAATGGATTATTTAATCAACGCATTCAAAGAGATCATCCACAGAGACCCCACAGATGTAGAATTATTCATGTTTGCTCAAGTGAATTCAGAACATTGTCGTCACAAGATATTCAATGCTAAATGGTCCATCGATGGTCAAGAGAAAGACCTATCCTTATTCCAAATGATTAGAAATACTCATAATTTGAATCCAGAATTCACAATCAGTGCCTATTCAGATAATGCTGCTGTCATAGATACTGAAAATGATGCAATATTTTTTGCTCCTGATTCTTGTACTAAACATTGGAAATCTATTAAAGAATCTGTAGCTATGTTAATCAAAGTGGAAACACATAACCATCCAACCGCAGTGTCTCCATTCCCTGGTGCTGCCACTGGATCAGGTGGTGAAATTAGAGATGAAGGTGCCACAGGGAGAGGCTCAAAAACTAAATGTGGGTTAAGTGGGTTTTCAGTAAGTGATCTTTTGATTCCAAATCACAAGCAACCATGGGAATTAGATGTTGGTAGACCTGATCATATTGCATCCGCACTAGATATTATGATTGAAGCTCCATTAGGATCCGCTTCcttcaataatgaatttggtAGACCTTGTATTAATGGTTATTTTAGAACTTTGACTACAAGAGTGACAAACGCTACTggtaaagaagaaattagaGGGTTCCATAAGCCAATTATGATTGCCGGTGGATTTGGTGCTATCAGACCacaattttctttgaaaaatactCCAATCACTTCAGGCTCATGTTTAATTGTTTTAGGTGGTGAATCAATGTTAATTGGGTTAGGAGGTGGTGCAGCttcttctatttcttcAGGTGAAGGTTCCGCTGATTTAGATTTTGCATCTGTACAACGAGGTAATCCTGAAATGGAACGCCGTTGCCAACAAGTTATCGATGCTTGTGTGGCCCTCGGTGATAGTAATCCAATCCAATCCATTCATGACGTCGGCGCAGGTGGGTTATCTAATGCTTTACCAGAATTAGTGcatgataatgatttagGTGCTAAATTTGATATTAGAAAAGTTTTATCTTTAGATCCAGGTATGTCTCCAATGGAAATATGGTGTAACGAATCACAAGAACGTTATGTCTTAGGTGTCTCAGTAAATGATTACcccatttttgaaaagatctGTCAAAGAGAAAGAGCTCCATATGCTTTAGTTGGACACGCTACTGCggaacaaaaattaattgtagaagattcattattgaaaactaCCCCAATAGATTTAGAAATGTCAATCTTATTTGGTAAACCACCAAAAATGTCAAGATCCGCTATCACTGAACCTTTAGCTTTATctgatattgatttatctGTCATCCCATCATTATCTGATGCTATTGAAAGAGTTCTATGTTTACCATCTGTTGCTTCTAAATCTTTCTTAATTACAATTGGTGATAGATCAGTTACTGGTTTAGTTGACAGAGACCAATTTGTTGGTCCATGGCAAGTTCCTGTTGCAGATGTCGGTGTTACAGCCACATCATTAGGTGATTCAGTTATTTCCACTGGTGAGGCTATGGCTATGGGTGAAAGACCAGTAAATGCATTAATTTCAGCTGCTGCTTCTGCCAAGTTGGCTGTTGCTGAATCAttgttgaatattttaGCAGCTGATGTGAAATCATTGAACCATATTAAATTATCTGCTAATTGGATGTCCCCTGCTTCTCATCAAGGTGAAGGTTCCAAATTATATGAAGCTGTTCAAGCATTAGGTATGGATCTATGTCCAGCATTAGGTATTTCTATTCCAGTCGGTAAAGATTCTATGtcaatgaaaatgaagtgGGATGATAAGGAAGTTACAGCTCCACtatctttgaatattaCAGCATTTGCTCCAGTCAATAACACAAGTAAGACATGGATtccattattgaataaGGATTATAAAGATTCCCTTTTGGTCTTAGTTGATTTAGCTACTCTAGTCAAACATTCCCTAGGTGGTTCTGCATTGCTACAAGTCTATAATGAAGTTGGGAACACCTCTCCAACAGTACATGATAATGGtttattaaaatctttCCTAGAgtcattattagaattacaTCAAACAGATATTGTCTTAGCTTACCATGATAGATCCGATGGTGGTTTGTTAGTTACTTTATTAGAGATGGCCTTCACGTCAAGATGTGGGTTAAATATTAATACCACTGCTACCGATAAAAATGCAAttcttttatcattattcaaTGAAGAACTAGGTTCTATTTTCCAAGTTGCTGAAAGTAAATTGGAtgaattcaagaaaattttaacTAGAAATGGTATTCCAGGtgaattcattaaagtTGTTGCTAAACCAAATTTCAACACTCAAGACATAAGAATTATCAACGAACAAGGTGAAATAATTTATGCTAATACAAGAGCTCAATTAGAGCAAATCTGGGCTTCGACATCATACGAACTGCAAAAATTGAGAGATAATCCAAATACTgctattgaagaatattcAACTATCAAAGATGATCAAGATCCAGGTTTACATTTCTCTTTAACATACAATCCTGCAGATGACTTACAAATCGGCTCATTATTATCCGCTAGTAGACCCAAAGTAGCTATTCTAAGAGAACAGGGTGTTAATGGACAAATGGAAATGGCATGGTGTTTTGAACAAGCTGGTTTCACATCAGTCGATGTTACTATGTCTGATTTAATAGATGGAAGATTCCATTTAGATGAATTCGTTGGTCTTGCTGCTTGTGGTGGGTTTTCATATGGTGATGTCCTAGGTGCTGGGGCAGGTTGGGCCAAATCTGTTCTATTCCATGAAGGGGTACGTTCACAAtttgttaaatttttccaaGAAAGACAGGATACATTTGCCTTCGGTGCTTGTAATGGTTGTCAATTTTTAAGTCgattgaaagaaataattcCTGGTTGTGAAAATTGGccaatttttgaaagaaatgtCAGCGAACAATATGAAGCTCGTGTCTGTATGGTTGAGATACTTAATACTATCAATGAAGgcaaaaaacaagaaaatgtTTTCTTAAATGGTATGGTCGGTTCTAAATTACCTATTGCCGTTGCTCATGGTGAAGGTAAAGCTACAtttactaataataaacagTTAgaacaatttgaaaataatggattATGTGCCATAAGATATATTGACAATTACGATAATGTTACTGAAAAATTCCCATTCAATCCAAATGGTTCAGCTAATGGTATAGCTGGTATTATGTCACCAAACGGTAGAGTATTAGCTATGATGCCTCATCCGGAAAGAGTCTGTAGATTAGAAGCTAATTCATGGTATCCAGCAGGTAAATATGACGAATGGGAAGGCTATGGTCCTTGGATTAGATTATTCAGATCCGCGAGAAAATGGGTTAGTTGA
- the NDAI0D04190 gene encoding uncharacterized protein (similar to Saccharomyces cerevisiae YLR363W-A; ancestral locus Anc_4.208) → MVQKALKVTKKSKDPRRITKKQKNLRKAAPLQLKSKKKSLQHLKKLNKSASLTETTEKLIASRVGHLELLKGTRKEIERKNRKENSK, encoded by the coding sequence ATGGTCCAAAAAGCTTTGAAAGTAAccaaaaaatcaaaagatCCTCGTCGTAttacaaagaaacaaaaaaatctACGTAAGGCTGCACCTTTACAATTGAAATctaagaagaaatcattacaacatttgaaaaaattgaataaaagtGCTTCATTGACTGAAACTACAGAAAAACTGATCGCTAGTAGGGTAGGTCATCTAGAACTATTGAAGGGTACAAGGAAAGAaatagaaagaaagaacaGAAAGGAGAATAGTAAATAA
- the COX18 gene encoding membrane insertase COX18 (similar to Saccharomyces cerevisiae COX18 (YGR062C); ancestral locus Anc_4.209): MMLSRISKTNLGQQAWRNTGLRHNSRIISSIFPRRQVHMETFQPISDIFITLHETSGIPWLFMVPMMTLTLRSLVTLPLSIWQRKRIVKQQELRKIVQATTPILQLRLAAQTLQKKKQQGNAIAGELAMLSSPTSKASLVLTPEQIKQMAIKETRKRQKKLFKKYNVPLWKNVVLPLVQIPLWVTISMGIRNLVDRRFFEVGEQWAKDFDIDGIDLSGPLDPLPMLVPIVLGTFSLLNVEFNGKMMLNKDTNLVGIKTYTDESTTLAQSMRSIMNVSRMGCIFMMGVSSQTSILLALYWISSQFFSLVQNMILDKVWPYQR, translated from the coding sequence ATGATGCTAAGCCGAATATCGAAAACGAACCTGGGTCAACAAGCATGGAGGAACACAGGCCTAAGACATAATTCGAGAATAATATCCAGCATCTTCCCACGAAGACAAGTACATATGGAAACGTTCCAACCAATCTCTGATATATTCATAACATTACATGAAACGTCAGGAATACCATGGCTATTCATGGTACCCATGATGACATTAACTTTAAGATCCCTCGTAACATTACCCCTAAGCATATGGCAACGTAAAAGAATCGTCAAACAACAAGAATTAAGGAAGATAGTCCAGGCAACGACACCGATTTTACAATTGAGGTTAGCAGCCCAaactttacaaaaaaagaagcaACAGGGTAATGCAATTGCAGGTGAGTTGGCCATGCTATCATCCCCCACGAGTAAAGCATCACTTGTGTTGACACCGGAACAAATTAAACAAATGGCGATAAAGGAAACAAGGAAAAGACAGAAAAAGTTgttcaagaaatataatgtaCCTCTATGGAAAAACGTGGTATTACCATTGGTACAAATTCCATTGTGGGTTACCATCTCAATGGGGATAAGGAACTTGGTAGATAGAAGATTCTTCGAAGTTGGAGAACAATGGGCTAAAGATTTCGATATTGATGGAATAGACTTAAGTGGGCCATTGGATCCATTACCTATGCTTGTCCCCATTGTGTTAGGTAcattttctcttttaaaTGTGGAATTTAATGGGAAAATGATGTTGAATAAAGATACTAATCTTGTAGGGATTAAAACTTATACCGACGAATCTACGACCCTGGCTCAAAGTATGAGAAGTATTATGAATGTTTCAAGGATGGGATGTATATTTATGATGGGTGTTTCATCTCAAACATCTATATTATTGGCATTATATTGGATTAGttctcaatttttttcattggTACAGAATATGATTTTGGACAAAGTATGGCCTTATCAAAGGTAA